From Paracoccus suum, the proteins below share one genomic window:
- a CDS encoding response regulator gives MSEAELASRTRAGAVPARVETLLIVDDHPLMCDALSLTLKMAFGLRRTRTARNLATAVEAVREGTPDAVILDLNLPDASGTEGIVTLRRLLPEVPITVISATPDTEWIGAVLDAGARGFISKALSREAMLEAFRRMWAGEVVVPEDYDPAARPAADAQAELMRRFATLTPQQMRILRLICAGKANKEISYELSIAEATVKTHITAIMAKINARRRTQAVLLANTAKLFETAAQ, from the coding sequence ATGTCCGAGGCCGAATTGGCAAGCCGGACGCGAGCGGGCGCGGTCCCGGCGCGGGTCGAGACGCTGCTGATCGTCGACGACCACCCGCTGATGTGCGATGCGCTGTCCCTGACGCTGAAGATGGCCTTTGGCTTGCGCCGCACGCGCACGGCGAGGAACCTCGCCACGGCGGTCGAGGCGGTGCGTGAAGGGACGCCGGATGCCGTCATCCTCGATCTCAACCTGCCCGATGCGTCGGGCACCGAAGGCATCGTGACCCTGCGCCGCCTGCTGCCCGAGGTGCCGATCACCGTTATCTCGGCCACACCTGACACGGAATGGATCGGCGCCGTGCTGGATGCGGGTGCGCGCGGCTTCATCTCGAAAGCGCTGTCGCGCGAGGCGATGCTGGAGGCGTTTCGCCGGATGTGGGCCGGCGAGGTGGTCGTCCCCGAGGATTATGATCCCGCCGCCCGGCCCGCCGCGGATGCCCAGGCCGAACTGATGCGCCGCTTTGCGACGCTGACCCCCCAACAGATGCGCATCCTGCGCCTGATCTGCGCCGGCAAAGCAAACAAGGAAATCAGCTACGAGCTGTCGATCGCCGAGGCGACGGTCAAGACCCACATCACCGCCATCATGGCCAAGATCAACGCTCGCCGCCGGACACAGGCGGTGCTGCTCGCCAATACCGCGAAACTGTTCGAGACTGCCGCGCAATGA
- a CDS encoding BatA domain-containing protein produces MLMLGPIGFAAPWLLAALAALPVLWFILRALPPTPRLLQFPGTGLLMGLRDRAPVAQRTPWWLLVLRMLALAAVIIGLSGPVWRPAPGTGGTGPLLIVLDAGWAAAPDWQQRVTRARAALAGAGRRPVGLLIADGRTVGTLPFTEADKAEAVLRAASPAPWPTQYPAPSPTLEAAGTSVETLWLTDALDHPARAEWLATLASLGPVRIVPPSLPPTSLTLATTEPPVLGVQALTTPGAPALPAPVILAQGPDPQGIPRVLARLTAGPPREAGGLRSFPVPVDLPPELRNRVDRFEIEGVSSAGAVWLADERTRRRKVGLVGPLGAAEGQALLSPLHYLREALAPRADLVEGSTAEVLQAAPDVIVLADTIVPADDTRLVEWVRQGGTLIRFAGPRMAGAVTLNDDPLLPVRLRPGGRDIGGALSWGAPRGLAPFAADGPFAGLDAKAEVRVRAQLMAEPDPDLAGRVLAQLSDATPLVTRRTDGEGQVVLFHVTASADWSDLPLSGIFVQMLTRLVDQARLGTADDQQSAREPDTAVTWTAEAVLDGFGRAAPDARPQDLATVSTAELATAPKPGVPAGLYAAGERRRAVNAGAVPLVAASWAGAVVEADGGQASTPLFGWALALALVALTIDALASVRLQRGPGRHARGVAA; encoded by the coding sequence ATGCTGATGCTCGGCCCCATTGGCTTTGCCGCGCCGTGGCTTCTGGCAGCGCTGGCGGCCCTGCCGGTGCTGTGGTTCATCCTGCGCGCGCTGCCGCCGACTCCAAGGCTGTTGCAGTTTCCCGGCACCGGGCTGCTGATGGGCCTCAGGGACCGCGCACCGGTGGCGCAGCGCACCCCCTGGTGGCTGCTGGTGCTGCGGATGCTCGCGCTGGCGGCGGTAATCATCGGCCTCAGCGGCCCCGTTTGGCGGCCTGCGCCTGGCACGGGCGGCACGGGACCGCTGCTGATCGTGCTCGACGCCGGTTGGGCGGCCGCCCCGGACTGGCAGCAGCGCGTGACCCGTGCCCGGGCCGCGCTGGCCGGGGCAGGGCGGCGCCCGGTCGGTCTGCTGATCGCCGATGGCCGCACCGTCGGCACCTTGCCCTTCACCGAGGCCGACAAGGCCGAGGCGGTGCTGCGCGCCGCGTCCCCCGCGCCCTGGCCGACGCAATACCCTGCGCCGAGCCCCACGCTGGAGGCGGCCGGCACCTCGGTAGAGACATTGTGGCTTACCGACGCGCTCGACCATCCGGCGCGCGCGGAGTGGTTGGCGACGCTCGCGAGTCTGGGGCCCGTCCGCATAGTCCCGCCCTCGCTACCGCCCACCAGCCTGACGCTTGCCACGACCGAGCCGCCGGTGCTGGGCGTGCAAGCCCTCACCACGCCGGGCGCGCCCGCGCTGCCGGCGCCGGTCATTCTGGCGCAGGGTCCCGATCCGCAGGGCATACCCCGGGTTCTGGCGCGGCTGACCGCCGGGCCGCCACGCGAGGCCGGTGGCCTGCGCAGCTTTCCAGTGCCGGTCGATCTGCCGCCCGAGTTGCGCAATCGCGTTGACCGGTTCGAGATCGAGGGGGTCAGTTCCGCTGGCGCAGTCTGGTTGGCGGACGAGCGCACGCGGCGGCGCAAGGTCGGTCTGGTCGGGCCGTTAGGCGCGGCCGAGGGGCAGGCGCTGCTCTCGCCGCTGCATTACCTGCGCGAGGCGCTCGCCCCGCGGGCTGATCTGGTCGAAGGCAGCACCGCCGAGGTGCTGCAGGCGGCGCCGGACGTGATCGTCCTCGCCGACACCATCGTTCCTGCGGACGACACCCGCCTGGTCGAGTGGGTGCGGCAGGGCGGCACGCTGATCCGGTTTGCCGGTCCGCGCATGGCGGGGGCGGTGACGCTGAACGATGATCCCCTATTGCCGGTGCGCCTGCGTCCCGGCGGGCGCGACATCGGCGGCGCGCTGAGCTGGGGCGCGCCCCGGGGCCTGGCGCCCTTCGCCGCCGATGGGCCGTTCGCCGGCCTTGATGCCAAGGCCGAGGTGCGGGTGCGCGCCCAGTTGATGGCAGAGCCCGACCCCGATCTGGCCGGCCGAGTGCTGGCCCAGCTCTCCGACGCGACCCCGCTTGTCACCCGCCGGACCGACGGGGAAGGTCAAGTCGTGCTGTTCCACGTGACCGCCAGTGCCGATTGGTCCGATCTGCCGCTGTCGGGCATCTTCGTGCAGATGCTGACCCGGCTGGTCGATCAGGCCCGACTTGGTACCGCCGACGACCAGCAATCCGCGCGCGAGCCCGACACCGCCGTTACCTGGACGGCCGAGGCGGTGCTCGACGGCTTCGGCCGCGCCGCGCCGGACGCCCGGCCGCAGGATCTGGCCACGGTCAGTACGGCCGAGCTGGCGACCGCGCCCAAGCCCGGCGTCCCGGCGGGCCTTTATGCCGCGGGCGAGCGGCGGCGGGCCGTCAACGCAGGCGCCGTCCCTCTGGTCGCGGCAAGTTGGGCCGGCGCAGTGGTGGAAGCCGACGGCGGACAGGCCAGCACGCCCCTGTTTGGCTGGGCATTGGCATTGGCGCTGGTTGCACTCACAATCGACGCGCTCGCGAGTGTTCGCCTGCAACGCGGGCCAGGACGGCACGCGCGGGGGGTTGCGGCATGA
- a CDS encoding polysaccharide biosynthesis/export family protein has product MVIASLILSGCALPRSGPNKNEIYAGAVERGGNTNIIYVNDHVARAANYQPSYGFGADFLNAAPVQADDIRPGDTLGLQIWENVDDGLLASLGQSSTQLQTLQVDSQGYIFVPYAGRVKASGNSPDSLRRIITDRLASQTPDPQVLVTRVAGDGATVSVGGKVTGQGVYPLERPTRTLSAMLAKAGGVAIDPEIAVVTVKRGNATGKVWLKDLYANSRNDIALRGGDVILVDEDQRSFTALGALGGQTKVPLGSEEVSAIEGIALVGGLNSSIADPTGVFILRDEPESVARRVMGNPSLYGTQRFAYVLDLTRPNGLFLARDFLIRDGDTVYVTEAPFTQFSKVIAAITGAANSARSIEAVGTN; this is encoded by the coding sequence CTGGTAATTGCATCGCTCATTCTTTCGGGCTGCGCCCTGCCGCGCTCGGGCCCGAACAAGAACGAGATTTACGCCGGTGCGGTCGAGCGTGGCGGAAATACCAATATCATTTACGTCAACGATCACGTTGCCCGCGCAGCGAATTATCAGCCGAGCTACGGCTTTGGCGCAGACTTCCTGAATGCGGCGCCCGTGCAGGCCGACGACATCCGCCCCGGCGACACGCTCGGCCTGCAGATCTGGGAGAACGTCGACGATGGCCTGCTCGCCTCGCTGGGCCAGTCCTCGACCCAGTTGCAGACGCTGCAGGTGGACAGCCAGGGCTATATCTTCGTGCCCTATGCCGGCCGGGTGAAGGCGTCGGGCAACTCGCCCGACTCGCTGCGCCGCATCATCACCGACCGCCTCGCCAGCCAGACCCCCGACCCGCAGGTGCTGGTTACCCGCGTTGCCGGGGACGGCGCTACAGTTTCGGTGGGCGGCAAGGTCACCGGCCAGGGGGTCTACCCGCTGGAGCGGCCGACCCGCACCCTGTCGGCGATGCTGGCCAAGGCCGGCGGCGTCGCCATCGACCCCGAGATCGCGGTTGTCACCGTCAAACGCGGCAATGCCACCGGCAAGGTATGGCTTAAGGACCTCTATGCTAACAGCCGCAACGACATCGCCCTGCGCGGCGGCGACGTGATCCTCGTCGACGAGGATCAGCGCAGCTTTACCGCGCTCGGCGCGCTGGGCGGCCAGACCAAGGTCCCGCTCGGCTCGGAGGAGGTCAGCGCGATCGAGGGTATCGCCTTGGTCGGCGGCCTCAACTCCAGCATCGCCGACCCGACGGGCGTGTTCATCCTGCGCGACGAGCCGGAATCCGTTGCGCGCCGCGTAATGGGCAATCCGTCTCTCTACGGCACCCAGCGCTTTGCCTATGTGCTGGACCTGACGCGCCCGAACGGGCTGTTCCTCGCCCGCGACTTCCTGATTCGCGACGGCGACACCGTCTATGTCACCGAGGCGCCGTTCACGCAGTTCAGCAAGGTCATCGCGGCGATCACCGGCGCTGCCAACTCGGCCCGCTCGATCGAGGCGGTCGGCACCAACTGA
- a CDS encoding glutamine amidotransferase, giving the protein MTGLAFDPALPLPVIAGLAVLSLAAAAWALSRGLRGWPWRAAAGVVLACALAGPALDTAVRRGLGDIVLLLEDRSASQSLPGRTAQMETAADQLSRAITALPETELRRITVGDDPDGTRLGTALNRALAAEPEGRVAGIIALTDGRLHDPAALPADAPAPVHVLLTGQPSDWDRRLVIDEAPAFGLIDTRVTLRLRVEDQGAVPPSMQGRPATLRVSLDGADAQTIAVPPGMPLEIAVQPRHAGANVVALSLDPPPPPAPGEVPQLTDRNDAAAVTITGVRDRLRVLLVSGEPHPGERTWRNLLKSDAAVDLIHFTILRPPEKGDGVPVDEMALIAFPTRELFLERIDDFDLIIFDRYRERGILPPEYFDSIRDYVEKGGAILVSAGPELASVEGLGMTSLGDILPADATGRVIEQPFTPELTDIGRRHPVTAGLPGAPQSGSDAHWGRWLRMIETVPRPGAEVVMTAGGTPGPQPLLILQRAGEGRVALLASDQPWLWARGFEGGGPQLELLRRIAHWSMQEPELEEEALEADIAGGDSAGAGLLMRLTRRTLQEDVPPVIITAPDGTRSEVTLSPAGPGRFSADWPAPAPGLYRLAQGDLRRVIAVGPAAPREFEQTVADAGALGALAKASGGAVMQLSNGVPGLRLARPGRPAYGRGVGADWIALTPRGAETVGGRTQRPLLPPWGWLLLIAALMLAGWLREGRTARA; this is encoded by the coding sequence ATGACCGGGCTGGCCTTCGATCCGGCGCTGCCCTTGCCGGTCATCGCCGGTTTGGCCGTGCTTTCGCTGGCCGCGGCGGCCTGGGCTTTGTCCCGGGGTCTGCGCGGCTGGCCGTGGCGCGCTGCGGCGGGGGTGGTGCTGGCCTGCGCACTGGCGGGCCCCGCTCTCGACACCGCGGTCAGGCGAGGCCTTGGTGATATCGTCCTGCTGCTCGAGGATCGCAGCGCCAGCCAGTCGCTACCCGGACGCACCGCGCAGATGGAAACCGCGGCAGACCAGCTGAGCCGCGCCATCACCGCCCTGCCGGAGACCGAATTGCGGCGCATCACCGTCGGCGATGACCCTGACGGCACGCGCCTCGGCACTGCGCTGAACCGTGCCTTGGCGGCCGAACCCGAGGGCCGGGTGGCGGGCATCATTGCCTTGACCGACGGGCGCCTGCACGACCCCGCGGCCCTGCCAGCCGACGCGCCCGCGCCGGTGCATGTGCTTCTGACCGGCCAACCGTCCGATTGGGACCGCAGGCTTGTGATTGACGAGGCGCCCGCCTTTGGCCTGATCGATACGCGCGTCACACTGCGGCTGCGCGTCGAGGATCAGGGTGCCGTTCCGCCCTCGATGCAGGGTCGGCCCGCGACGCTCCGCGTCTCGCTGGACGGCGCGGACGCGCAGACCATCGCCGTGCCACCGGGGATGCCGCTGGAGATTGCGGTCCAGCCCCGGCACGCTGGTGCCAACGTCGTCGCGCTGTCTCTGGACCCGCCGCCGCCGCCCGCGCCGGGCGAGGTGCCACAACTGACCGACCGTAACGATGCGGCCGCCGTGACCATCACCGGCGTGCGCGACCGCCTGCGGGTCCTGCTGGTTTCGGGCGAGCCGCATCCGGGCGAGCGGACCTGGCGCAACCTGCTGAAATCGGACGCGGCCGTTGACCTGATCCATTTCACAATCCTGCGTCCGCCGGAAAAAGGCGACGGCGTTCCGGTCGACGAGATGGCGCTGATCGCCTTTCCCACGCGCGAATTGTTTCTCGAACGGATCGACGATTTCGACCTGATCATCTTTGACCGCTACCGTGAGCGCGGCATCCTGCCGCCGGAATATTTCGACAGCATCCGCGACTACGTTGAGAAGGGTGGCGCGATTCTTGTCTCGGCCGGCCCAGAGCTGGCTTCGGTCGAGGGGTTGGGCATGACCAGCCTCGGCGACATCCTGCCGGCGGACGCCACCGGACGGGTGATCGAGCAGCCTTTCACGCCGGAACTGACCGACATCGGCCGCCGGCATCCCGTGACCGCAGGGCTGCCGGGCGCGCCGCAGTCGGGAAGCGACGCGCATTGGGGCCGCTGGCTGCGCATGATCGAAACCGTGCCCCGGCCGGGAGCCGAAGTGGTCATGACCGCCGGCGGCACGCCCGGGCCACAGCCGCTGCTGATCCTGCAGCGCGCCGGCGAGGGGCGGGTCGCGCTGCTAGCCTCGGACCAGCCCTGGCTCTGGGCGCGCGGCTTCGAGGGGGGCGGCCCGCAACTGGAACTGCTGCGCCGCATCGCCCACTGGTCCATGCAAGAGCCGGAGCTGGAGGAGGAGGCGCTTGAGGCCGACATCGCCGGCGGCGATAGCGCGGGCGCTGGCCTGTTGATGCGGCTGACCCGCCGCACCCTGCAGGAAGACGTCCCGCCGGTTATCATCACCGCGCCCGACGGCACCCGGTCCGAGGTTACCCTCAGCCCCGCCGGTCCCGGCCGCTTTTCCGCCGACTGGCCGGCGCCGGCACCGGGCCTCTATCGCCTGGCGCAAGGCGACTTGCGGCGCGTGATCGCCGTGGGTCCGGCGGCCCCGCGTGAGTTCGAGCAGACCGTGGCGGATGCGGGTGCCCTCGGGGCGCTCGCCAAGGCCAGCGGCGGGGCGGTGATGCAGCTGTCCAACGGAGTCCCCGGCCTGCGCCTTGCCCGGCCGGGACGGCCTGCCTATGGGCGTGGGGTCGGCGCAGACTGGATCGCCCTGACTCCGCGCGGGGCGGAAACCGTCGGCGGCCGCACCCAGCGCCCGCTGCTGCCGCCTTGGGGCTGGCTGCTGTTGATCGCGGCGCTGATGCTGGCCGGATGGCTGCGCGAGGGGCGCACTGCGCGCGCCTGA
- a CDS encoding DUF4159 domain-containing protein: MSVTRRTALGLLAAALAASAVAAQSQPEPDPRLVAAADKVALAHVLTGDPEIDRTAAAGLAGLSAGLAQRTTVEPGPRVAVDLDSDDLTLLTFLYWPVTEGQASPSPQAYLRLNQFLRTGGVILFDTRDGDIAGLAGPESSEALRRLAAPLEVPPLAPLPADHVLTRSYYLMRDLPGRYQGQPVWVEATSPPDAAEGPLPSRNDGVSPVIIGGNAWAEAWAVDANGLPMFTVGRGFDGERQREMALRAGINIVMYFLTGNYKSDQVHVPALLGRLGLEAGDLPPDALPPRDLPADGFGSNGFGGSGVAP; this comes from the coding sequence ATGAGCGTCACCCGCCGCACGGCTCTGGGGCTGCTCGCCGCAGCGTTGGCCGCCAGTGCCGTCGCTGCGCAGTCGCAGCCCGAGCCCGACCCGCGCCTGGTCGCTGCCGCTGACAAGGTGGCGCTTGCCCATGTGTTGACTGGCGATCCCGAGATCGACCGGACTGCGGCGGCCGGGCTCGCCGGGCTCAGCGCCGGGCTGGCGCAACGCACGACGGTCGAGCCGGGGCCGCGGGTCGCGGTCGATCTGGACAGCGACGATCTGACCTTGCTGACCTTCCTCTACTGGCCCGTCACCGAGGGTCAGGCCTCGCCCTCGCCACAAGCCTATCTGCGGCTGAACCAGTTCCTGCGCACCGGCGGGGTTATCCTGTTCGACACCCGCGACGGCGACATCGCCGGGCTGGCCGGCCCCGAATCCTCGGAGGCGCTGCGCCGCCTCGCCGCCCCGCTGGAGGTGCCGCCGCTGGCGCCGCTACCGGCCGATCACGTGCTGACCCGAAGCTATTACCTGATGCGGGATCTGCCGGGCCGCTACCAGGGCCAGCCGGTCTGGGTTGAGGCGACCAGCCCGCCCGATGCCGCCGAGGGCCCGCTGCCCAGTCGCAATGACGGCGTCTCGCCGGTCATCATCGGCGGCAATGCCTGGGCCGAGGCTTGGGCAGTGGATGCGAACGGCCTGCCGATGTTCACCGTCGGCCGCGGCTTTGACGGCGAGCGTCAGCGCGAAATGGCCCTGCGCGCTGGCATCAACATCGTCATGTATTTCCTTACGGGCAATTATAAATCCGATCAGGTTCATGTCCCGGCGCTGCTCGGCCGGCTGGGACTTGAGGCAGGCGATCTGCCGCCCGATGCCTTGCCGCCACGCGATCTTCCCGCCGACGGCTTCGGTTCCAATGGTTTTGGCGGGTCCGGGGTGGCGCCATGA
- a CDS encoding capsular polysaccharide biosynthesis protein: protein MAQGGETTRRLCVYTAGFWRGPRLARILQLAGWHVALGLPREGDAVGGWGASPRAWRGAAVARRRNVPLVRIEDAFLRSVLPGRARGTLARRGPLGLLIDPVGLHFDPSAPSLIETLVTDGAAAGKVAEAEAMIARLQAADLSKYNAHDPAAAPALPPGYVLVIDQTRGDAALRGADAALFRTMLAAARTENPGQPILIRTHPETAAGLRPGHLTTADLRPGDALCDRPVSPWRLVRDAARVYAVSSQLGYEAMLSGHRPRLFGQPFYAGWDLSDDEPGEADLSRRGSASRAELFAASHLMAPVWYDPCRDRLTDCEGAVRQLEVEVEAFRQDRHGHLAYGMRLWKRGGIARAFGQGGRVRFTDRPSGKVTLVWANRAAALPPRPAPAGAKDGAASHLLQVEDGFLRSRGLGAALTPALSLVADDLGIYYDPTGPSRLEALIRAPLPPGGAARSEALIARLRAEGTSKYNLSGSAPEIVAAGRRVILVPGQVEDDASIRLGAGRVRTNLGLLAATRAENPHAFIVWKPHPDVEAGLRPGAVPAHALAGLADVTAPGANPAALLAQIDEVWTMTSTLGFEALIRGVPVVTLGAPFYAGWGLTRDLDTVPERRQSQHDGPAGRPDLRRLVHAALIAYPRYMDPRSHLPCPVEVALDRLADPSRPAGGPMLRLLAKAQGALASQAWLWR, encoded by the coding sequence ATGGCGCAGGGCGGCGAAACCACGCGCCGCCTGTGCGTCTACACGGCCGGCTTCTGGCGCGGGCCGCGGCTGGCGCGGATTCTGCAACTCGCAGGCTGGCACGTAGCTCTGGGTCTGCCGCGCGAGGGCGACGCCGTCGGCGGTTGGGGGGCCAGCCCCCGCGCCTGGCGCGGCGCGGCGGTGGCACGGCGTCGCAATGTCCCGCTGGTACGAATCGAGGATGCCTTCCTGCGCTCGGTCCTGCCGGGACGCGCGCGTGGCACACTCGCGCGGCGAGGGCCGCTGGGGCTGCTGATTGACCCGGTAGGGCTACATTTCGATCCCAGCGCCCCCTCGCTGATCGAGACGCTGGTGACCGACGGCGCTGCCGCCGGCAAAGTCGCCGAGGCTGAGGCTATGATCGCCCGGCTGCAGGCGGCCGATCTGTCCAAATACAATGCCCATGACCCCGCCGCCGCGCCAGCCCTGCCGCCCGGCTATGTGCTGGTGATCGACCAGACCCGGGGCGACGCCGCGCTGCGCGGGGCGGATGCCGCACTGTTTCGCACCATGCTGGCCGCTGCGCGGACCGAGAATCCTGGGCAGCCGATCCTGATCCGCACCCACCCGGAAACCGCGGCCGGCCTGCGCCCCGGCCACCTGACCACCGCCGATCTGCGCCCGGGCGATGCGCTGTGTGATCGTCCGGTGTCGCCTTGGCGGTTGGTACGCGACGCGGCCCGGGTTTATGCGGTCTCCTCGCAACTCGGGTACGAGGCCATGCTGTCGGGCCATCGCCCGCGCCTTTTCGGCCAGCCGTTTTATGCCGGCTGGGACCTCAGCGATGACGAGCCCGGCGAGGCTGACCTGTCGCGCCGCGGCAGCGCTAGCCGAGCCGAACTGTTCGCCGCCAGCCACCTTATGGCGCCGGTCTGGTATGATCCCTGCCGCGACCGGCTGACCGATTGCGAGGGTGCCGTCCGACAACTCGAGGTCGAGGTGGAGGCCTTCCGGCAGGACCGCCACGGTCATCTCGCCTACGGCATGCGGTTGTGGAAACGCGGGGGAATTGCCCGCGCTTTCGGTCAGGGCGGGCGGGTCCGGTTCACCGACCGGCCGTCGGGGAAAGTCACGCTCGTCTGGGCCAATCGCGCCGCCGCCCTGCCGCCGCGTCCTGCCCCTGCTGGGGCAAAAGATGGTGCGGCATCGCATTTATTGCAGGTGGAGGACGGCTTCCTGCGCTCGCGAGGCCTTGGCGCGGCACTGACGCCGGCCCTGTCGCTGGTCGCCGACGACCTTGGCATCTACTACGACCCCACCGGCCCAAGCCGTCTCGAAGCCCTGATCCGTGCCCCACTACCCCCCGGCGGTGCGGCGCGAAGCGAGGCGCTGATAGCTCGCCTGCGAGCCGAGGGAACCAGCAAATACAACCTCTCCGGCAGCGCGCCCGAAATCGTGGCGGCGGGACGACGGGTGATCCTCGTGCCCGGGCAGGTCGAGGACGACGCCTCGATCCGCCTCGGCGCGGGCCGGGTGCGGACCAACCTCGGCCTCCTCGCGGCGACGCGGGCGGAAAATCCGCACGCCTTCATCGTCTGGAAGCCCCATCCCGATGTCGAGGCCGGCCTGCGTCCCGGTGCTGTCCCCGCGCACGCCCTCGCCGGGCTTGCGGATGTCACCGCCCCAGGGGCCAATCCGGCAGCCCTCCTTGCCCAGATTGACGAGGTCTGGACCATGACCTCGACTCTCGGGTTCGAGGCGCTGATCCGCGGCGTTCCGGTCGTCACCCTGGGCGCACCTTTCTACGCCGGCTGGGGCCTAACGCGTGATCTGGACACGGTGCCGGAGCGCCGCCAGTCGCAGCACGATGGGCCGGCTGGCCGGCCGGACCTGCGCCGCCTGGTCCACGCGGCCCTCATTGCCTACCCCCGATATATGGACCCACGCTCGCATCTGCCCTGCCCGGTCGAGGTGGCGCTGGACCGGTTGGCTGACCCCAGCCGTCCCGCGGGCGGCCCGATGCTGCGGCTGCTGGCCAAGGCGCAGGGCGCGCTCGCCTCGCAGGCCTGGCTGTGGCGCTAA
- a CDS encoding DedA family protein, with protein sequence MFDWIAALIDRVGPLGVALLMFAENVFPPIPSELIMPLAGFNAAQGRMGLVSVIIAGTIGSVAGATLWYALGRAVGPERVRRLAERHGRWLTITPAEVDRAQVWFDRHGALAVLFGRLVPAVRTLISIPAGLARMPLGPFLLWSTLGSLGWTTLLAVAGWMLEGAYTRVEGWVNPISTAVVIALVAIYIWRVVTWGRRR encoded by the coding sequence GTGTTCGACTGGATCGCTGCGCTGATAGACCGCGTAGGTCCCCTCGGGGTCGCGCTGCTGATGTTCGCCGAGAACGTCTTTCCACCTATTCCGTCCGAACTGATCATGCCGCTGGCCGGATTCAACGCTGCGCAGGGCCGGATGGGGTTGGTCAGCGTCATCATCGCCGGCACCATAGGCAGCGTTGCCGGCGCGACGCTGTGGTACGCCCTCGGCCGCGCCGTCGGCCCGGAACGAGTGCGGCGTCTGGCCGAGCGACACGGTCGCTGGCTGACCATTACCCCGGCCGAAGTCGACCGCGCTCAGGTCTGGTTTGACCGTCACGGCGCATTGGCCGTCCTTTTCGGGCGCCTGGTGCCTGCGGTCCGGACGCTGATCTCGATCCCGGCGGGCCTCGCACGGATGCCGCTGGGTCCGTTTCTGCTGTGGTCGACCCTCGGCAGCCTCGGCTGGACCACGCTTCTGGCGGTCGCCGGCTGGATGTTGGAGGGGGCGTATACGCGCGTCGAGGGTTGGGTCAACCCGATCTCGACCGCGGTCGTGATCGCCCTTGTCGCCATCTATATCTGGCGCGTCGTCACCTGGGGCCGCCGCCGCTAA
- a CDS encoding capsule biosynthesis protein, producing MPSPVRARVFLLLQGPHGPFFDRLGRLLRAADAQVWRVGFNAGDAFFWTDPGHYIPHTEPVENWPAHLERLIVEKGVTDLVLYGDVRPVHAAARSAAAEHGLTLHVFEEGYLRPFWITYERGGSNGHSRLMELDLTEMRRAMRGRRGDMGRPPAHWGDMRQHKFYGALYHALILVANREYPAFRSHRSIPVLREFRLHLRRFLSTPYVAAARALAEARVRRGGFPYDLVLMQLEHDASFQAHSPFTTAAEFTGLVIEAFARSAPRHHHIVFKAHPLEDDRGSIRATIAAQAEAHGVGHRVHFIHGGKLAPLVAQARAAITVNSTAAQQALWRGVPVLALGRAVFDKPGLVSTQSLDDFMVNPERPDGRAYRAYRDYLLETSQVPGGFYARHSRAAALRLVVDMMLAPEDPYDALLLSGGTYRQRPGSDEG from the coding sequence GTGCCGTCCCCCGTCCGGGCGCGCGTCTTCCTGTTGCTGCAAGGCCCGCACGGACCATTCTTCGACCGCCTCGGACGCCTGCTGCGGGCCGCGGATGCGCAGGTCTGGCGCGTAGGCTTCAACGCCGGGGATGCTTTCTTCTGGACCGATCCCGGCCATTACATTCCCCACACGGAGCCGGTCGAGAATTGGCCTGCGCATCTCGAAAGGCTTATCGTCGAAAAGGGCGTCACGGACCTTGTCCTCTATGGCGACGTCCGCCCGGTCCACGCCGCCGCCCGCAGCGCCGCCGCGGAGCACGGCCTGACGTTGCATGTCTTTGAGGAGGGTTATCTACGGCCCTTCTGGATCACTTACGAGCGCGGCGGCTCGAATGGGCATTCGCGGCTGATGGAGCTGGACCTGACGGAAATGCGCCGCGCAATGCGTGGACGCCGCGGCGACATGGGGCGCCCGCCCGCGCATTGGGGCGATATGCGCCAGCACAAGTTTTATGGCGCCCTCTACCATGCGCTGATCCTGGTCGCGAATCGCGAGTATCCGGCGTTTCGCAGCCATCGCAGCATCCCGGTGCTGCGCGAGTTCCGGCTGCACCTGCGCCGCTTTCTCAGCACCCCCTATGTCGCAGCCGCCCGCGCCCTCGCAGAGGCGCGAGTCCGTCGGGGCGGCTTTCCCTATGACCTGGTGCTGATGCAACTCGAGCACGACGCCAGCTTCCAGGCGCATTCACCATTCACGACCGCCGCCGAATTCACCGGGCTGGTGATCGAGGCCTTCGCTCGCAGCGCCCCGCGCCATCACCATATCGTCTTCAAGGCCCACCCGCTGGAGGATGATCGCGGCAGCATCCGGGCCACCATCGCGGCCCAGGCCGAGGCGCATGGGGTCGGCCACCGGGTCCATTTCATCCATGGCGGCAAGCTGGCCCCGCTGGTCGCGCAGGCGCGCGCGGCGATAACCGTCAATTCGACCGCCGCCCAGCAGGCGCTGTGGCGCGGCGTGCCCGTGCTGGCGCTGGGCCGCGCGGTCTTCGACAAGCCCGGCCTCGTCAGCACGCAGAGCCTCGATGATTTCATGGTCAACCCCGAGCGTCCGGACGGCCGCGCCTACCGGGCATATCGCGACTATCTGCTCGAAACCTCCCAGGTGCCGGGCGGCTTCTACGCGCGGCACTCGCGCGCAGCCGCGCTGCGGCTGGTCGTGGACATGATGCTCGCGCCCGAGGATCCCTATGACGCCTTGCTGCTGTCGGGTGGAACCTATCGCCAGCGGCCCGGATCGGACGAGGGATGA